One stretch of Ipomoea triloba cultivar NCNSP0323 chromosome 8, ASM357664v1 DNA includes these proteins:
- the LOC116026957 gene encoding uncharacterized protein LOC116026957 — protein MEVKHLSAIANDVVRQCAQKLDTSVDALVAESEGGGYEADVKVYSRKIVEVCCSKALTGIFSYPDNCILDDSFSRFTFNMMLAWEMPSLEHEGLYAESLVKELEDTNKEAIKMSHEHDDIALFYSDIMPLLVDDSSCVGEDSFVWLAALVPVVADVVNARSTFEILTASTGSRLHFPAYDVFLKEIDKCVRHLQKQVVPTGMELVDDEFILHVEGTATSQRVVRHIGGTSWPGRLTLTNYALYFEASGILSYEDALKLDLSKDVQKSVKPTVTGPWGAPLFDKAIVYQSSEMQEGVVLEFPEMTSSTRRDHWLALIKEIMLLHQFLLMFNIKSPVQSWGMHARTILGIIRLHAAREMLRLSPPIPKSFLILDLIDELPKGEHLLQELCESLKKTDTRHPCSSSSILRTINVPQLSVPATEVKEIDNKGTLLVQSQNASPLASAIEQSREEEKEIDMAKATAREVKEEGLGDSFQVFICLLQPLRDLKLRVWKIFTWERPVTTSIVAVTTLLVIYKEWVGKAISAFLLWMVATMLMARRSRNPYKNNKVVVYTEPQTTMQCIVSLQQGIRTVYDMIQCLNVIILKIWSVMVSHTPKHAYVVMIAMTIAAIVLALIPFKFVLMALTLYSFMATLMVAKERQNQRGNRRLQEWWDSIPVIPVELVQDKAMETSILNDLDWY, from the exons ATGGAGGTGAAACATCTCTCAGCCATCGCCAACGACGTCGTTCGCCAATGTGCACA GAAGCTAGATACATCTGTTGATGCACTAGTGGCTGAAAGTGAGGGTGGTGGATATGAGGCTGATGTGAAGGTATATTCAAGGAAGATAGTGGAAGTTTGCTGCTCCAAGGCACTCACTGGAATATTCAGTTACCCTGATAATTGTATTCTTGATGATTCTTTTAGCCGCTTCACATTCAACATGATGCTTGCTTGGGAGATGCCTAGCTTAGAACATGAAGGCCTCTATGCA GAGAGTTTGGTTAAAGAATTAGAAGATACTAACAAAGAGGCTATAAAGATGAGTCATGAACATGATGACATTGCTTTGTTCTATTCAGATATCATGCCACTCCTT GTTGATGACAGTTCCTGTGTTGGAGAAGATTCATTTGTTTGGCTTGCAGCACTTGTACCAGTAGTAGCTGATGTTGTTAATGCGAGATCTACTTTTGAGATTTTGACAGCCTCTACTGGCAGTCGGCTCCATTTTCCAGCTTACGACGTGTTCTTGAAAGAGATTGACAA ATGCGTAAGGCATTTACAAAAACAGGTGGTACCAACGGGGATGGAGCTCGTGGATGATGAGTTTATACTACACGTTGAAGGAACTGCAACCTCGCAGAGGGTTGTGCGCCATATAGGAGGAACAAGTTGGCCTG GTAGGCTAACATTAACAAACTATGCTCTCTACTTTGAGGCATCTGGAATCTTGTCTTATGAAGATGCTCTTAAGCTTGACCTTTCGAAGGACGTTCAAAAGAGTGTGAAACCAACTGTAACAGGACCATGGGGTGCTCCGCTTTTTGACAAGGCTATAGTGTATCAATCTTCTGAGAT GCAAGAAGGTGTTGTCCTAGAGTTTCCAGAAATGACAAGCTCCACAAGACGTGACCACTGGCTTGCTCTCATAAAGGAGATTATGTTGCTGCACCAGTTCTTATTAATGTTCAATATTAAATCGCCGGTCCAATCATGGGGAATGCATGCTAGGACAATATTAGGAATTATAAGGCTTCACGCGGCAAGGGAAATGCTCAGGCTTTCACCCCCAATTCCCAAGAGTTTCTTAATCTTAGACTTGATTGATGAGCTGCCCAAGGGTGAACATTTACTTCAAGAGCTCTGTGAAAGTTTGAAGAAGACCGATACTAGGCATCCGTGTAGTTCCAGCTCAATCTTGAGGACCATAAATGTTCCCCAACTCTCTGTACCTGCTACTGAGGTGAAAGAAATTGACAATAAGGGCACCCTACTTGTTCAATCTCAAAATGCCTCGCCACTGGCGAGTGCAATTGAGCAATCGCGGGAGGAAGAGAAAGAAATAGACATGGCTAAAGCTACTGCTCGGGAAGTAAAAGAAGAAGGACTCGGAGACAGCTTCCAGGTTTTTATA TGTCTTCTCCAGCCACTTAGAGATTTAAAGCTACGAGTTTGGAAAATTTTTACATGGGAAAGACCAGTAACCACTTCTATTGTTGCTGTAACAACCCTCCTAGTTATTTACAA AGAGTGGGTGGGCAAGGCAATTTCAGCTTTCTTATTGTGGATGGTTGCTACAATGTTGATGGCAAGACGAAGTAGGAATCCATACAAGAACAACAAGGTAGTTGTTTATACTGAACCTCAAACGACAATGCAATGCATTGTGTCACTACAACAGGGAATAAGAACTGTGTATGACATGATTCAATGTTTGAACGTCATAATATTGAAAATCTGGTCAGTTATGGTTTCGCACACTCCTAAG CATGCATACGTTGTAATGATCGCTATGACCATCGCTGCAATTGTGCTGGCACTGATTCCATTCAAGTTTGTCCTCATGGCCCTTACGTTGTACAGTTTCATGGCAACGTTGATGGTGGCGAAAGAAAGGCAAAACCAAAGGGGGAACAGGCGGCTGCAGGAATGGTGGGACTCTATACCGGTAATACCTGTTGAACTTGTCCAAGATAAGGCAATGGAGACTTcaattttgaatgatttagaTTGGTATTGA